From one Mya arenaria isolate MELC-2E11 chromosome 4, ASM2691426v1 genomic stretch:
- the LOC128231577 gene encoding trichohyalin-like, with the protein MLYLPARLCHAVIWIGLFVSANGQEQKGSRLLEKLNVQPEYPPPSPSPPSQNMPPTGLPDSNLTSTPAPTNTDRMASIRQFEKREKQQVIQEESARKRKLQKQRREEQRLIDQGLMGWRAQFLNKKRLMGLRWRDHRDPREQKREEKRLKEQRLKEQRFLEQKLHEQKLLKLEFDEHKLHDKKLREQKLLEQKREEQRLKEQRLQEQKLRKQRLLEQKLEEQRLKEQRLQEQKLQEQKLEEQRLHEQRMEEQRLQELRLHEQRQQEEKLQEKRLQELRLQDQGLSHNLRHIVKGQMNPGQIIPGNDNGRSIFGQSDGIQDRPSDTLIE; encoded by the exons atgctaTATTTACCTGCAAGATTGTGCCATGCCGTAATTTGGATTGGACTTTTTGTTTCCGCGAATGGACAAGAAC AGAAGGGAAGTAGGCTGCTGGAAAAACTCAATGTTCAGCCCGAATATCCACCGCCTtctccatcaccaccatcacagAATATGCCGCCAACAG gtCTGCCAGACAGTAATCTAACTAGCACACCTGCACCTACAAACACAGATAGAATGGCATCTATCAGACAATTTGAGAAAAGGGAGAAGCAACAGGTAATTCAGGAAGAGAGTGCGCGAAAGAGGAAATTGCAGAAACAGAGACGGGAGGAACAGAGACTAATAGATCAGGGACTCATGGGATGGCGGGCACAGTTTCTAAATAAGAAAAGACTCATGGGACTGAGATGGCGGGACCATAGAGATCCGCGAGAACAGAAACGGGAGGAAAAGAGACTGAAGGAACAGAGACTAAAGGAACAGAGATTCCTGGAACAAAAACTGCATGAACAGAAACTACTGAAACTGGAATTTGATGAACATAAATTGCATGATAAAAAACTGCGAGAACAGAAACTACTGGAACAGAAACGGGAGGAACAGAGACTGAAGGAACAGAGATTGCAGGaacaaaaactgcgaaaacAGAGACTCCTGGAACAGAAACTGGAGGAACAGAGACTGAAGGAACAGAGATTGCAGGAACAAAAACTGCAAGAACAGAAACTTGAGGAACAGAGGTTGCATGAACAGAGAATGGAAGAACAGAGACTACAGGAACTGAGACTTCATGAACAGCGACAACAGGAAGAGAAGCTACAGGAAAAACGACTGCAAGAACTTAGACTGCAGGATCAAGGGTTGTCTCACAATCTACGGCATATAG TCAAAGGTCAAATGAACCCCGGCCAAATTATTCCTGGAAATGACAACGGGAGGTCCATATTTGGTCAAAGCGATGGTATCCAGGATCGTCCATCAGACACTCTGATTGAATAA
- the LOC128230023 gene encoding golgin subfamily A member 6-like protein 4, which yields MLNLPARLCNAVIWIGIFVSANGQEPISRLTRWQYLERQKLRSRLEKGSRLLEKLNVQPEYTTPSPSSPSQNMFPTGLPVGPSWLEQYQLLKHILESHLNSTAAPTNTEKMTSIRQRLLANRHKQQEQKLQEQKLQEQKLEEQRQTELRLQEQKLREQKLLEQKLEEQRLHEQRMEELRLQEQRLQKLQQQEEKLQEKRLQELRLQVQGASQNLRQIAKAQMNQGQNLSGIDTGGSIFGPSDGGGGVEIGLRPVEDSQWQDTFGAGIPITDFKEVNISTTVDPGSQTGQVDRSSTNVSQPPNSNIGQNVNRQSAALPTLNGGWMPIAEVTRASSSINSNVKNKNTKTQLGNLLGNLSSKLRNRALH from the exons atgctaaatttaCCTGCAAGATTGTGCAATGCCGTGATTTGGATTGGAATTTTTGTTTCCGCGAATGGACAAGAAC CAATTTCACGACTTACACGATGGCAGTATTTGGAGAGACAGAAGCTGCGGTCGCGGTTAGAGAAGGGAAGTAGGCTGCTCGAAAAGCTCAATGTTCAGCCCGAATATACAACGCCATCTCCATCGTCCCCATCACAGAATATGTTTCCAACAG gtTTACCAGTCGGGCCATCGTGGCTAGAACAGTATCAACTGTTAAAGCATATACTAGAAAGTCATCTTAATAGCACAGCTGCACCTACAAACACAGAAAAAATGACATCTATCAGACAACGGCTACTTGCAAATAGGCATAAGCAACAGGAACAAAAACTGCAAGAACAGAAACTTCAGGAACAGAAACTGGAGGAACAGAGACAGACGGAACTGAGATTGCAGGAACAAAAGCTGCGAGAACAGAAACTCCTTGAACAGAAACTTGAGGAACAGAGACTGCATGAACAGAGAATGGAAGAACTAAGGCTGCAGGAACAGAGACTTCAGAAACTGCAACAACAGGAAGAAAAGCTACAGGAAAAACGATTGCAGGAACTTAGACTGCAGGTTCAAGGGGCATCTCAGAATCTACGACAGATAG CTAAAGCTCAAATGAACCAGGGCCAAAATCTTTCTGGAATAGACACCGGGGGCTCCATATTTGGTCCAAgcgatggtggtggtggtgtagAAATCGGGCTACGTCCAGTCGAGGACAGCCAGTGGCAAGACACATTCGGTGCAGGTATTCCCATCACAGACTTTAAGGAAGTGAATATTAGTACCACCGTTGATCCAGGCAGTCAGACGGGGCAAGTGGATAGGTCTTCTACAAACGTTAGTCAACCTCCGAATAGCAACATAGGACAGAATGTCAACAGACAAAGTGCAGCTTTACCGACACTTAACGGTGGATGGATGCCGATAGCAGAGGTTACACGGGCGTCCTCAAGCATTAATTCCAACgttaagaataaaaatactaaaacacAGCTGGGTAATCTACTAGGTAATCTCTCATCAAAACTTAGAAATAGAGCTCTACATTAA
- the LOC128231575 gene encoding uncharacterized protein LOC128231575, with protein MLNLPARLCHAVIWIGVFVSTNGQEPSSRLTRWHNLEKQKLRSRLEKGSRLLEKLNVQPEYPPPSPSSPSQNMPPTGLPVGPSWLEQFQLVKHILNSHRGVTSTPTPINIDRMASIRLRLLEKKRKQQEIQEQRVQEQKLLEQRLEKQRLLEQKLQEQRLQEQKLREQKLLEQKLEEQRLKEQRLQEQKLREQKLLEQKLEDQRLHEQRMAEQRLQEQRLQKLRRQEELLLEKRLHELRLQVQGASHNLRHIGQMNQGQILPGIDIGSSLFGPSDGIQVRPSETLIGPIDLGQWNSVGANQFDPLGQPGNLTEPPDSGLTPDDQSAVHSGEPLGFFNPGEALQPLQSSPGEARGVEIGLGSVGDSQWQGSLLGAGIPVTEFKEVNISTSVDSGSRTGQVDISSTNVNQPLNSNTGQNVNRPSAGLQTLNGGWMPIAEVSRASSSVNSNVKNKNAQKQPFNLLGDLSSKLKNRALH; from the exons atgctAAATTTACCTGCAAGATTGTGCCATGCTGTGATTTGGATTGGAGTTTTTGTTTCAACAAATGGACAAGAAC caaGTTCACGACTTACGCGCTGGCACAATTTGGAGAAACAGAAGCTGCGGTCGCGACTAGAGAAGGGAAGTAGGCTGCTGGAAAAACTCAATGTTCAGCCCGAATATCCACCGCCATCTCCATCGTCCCCTTCACAGAATATGCCGCCAACAG GTTTACCAGTCGGGCCATCGTGGCTGGAACAGTTTCAACTGGTTAAACATATACTAAACAGTCATCGCGGAGTCACTAGCACACCTACACCTATAAACATAGATAGAATGGCATCTATCAGACTACGGCTACTAGAGAAAAAGAGGAAGCAACAGGAAATTCAGGAACAGAGAGTGCAAGAGCAGAAACTTCTTGAACAGAGACTGGAGAAGCAGAGACTACTAGAACAGAAACTCCAGGAACAGAGATTGCAGGAACAAAAACTGCGAGAACAGAAACTTCTGGAACAGAAACTGGAGGAACAGAGGCTGAAGGAACAGAGATTGCAGGAACAAAAACTGCGTGAACAGAAACTCCTGGAACAGAAACTTGAGGATCAGAGATTGCATGAACAGAGAATGGCAGAACAGAGGCTACAGGAACAGAGACTTCAGAAACTGCGACGACAGGAAGAGTTGCTACTGGAAAAACGATTGCATGAACTTAGACTGCAGGTTCAAGGGGCGTCTCATAATCTACGACATATAG GTCAAATGAACCAGGGCCAAATTCTTCCAGGAATAGACATCGGGAGCTCTTTATTTGGTCCAAGCGATGGTATCCAGGTTCGTCCATCAGAAACTCTGATTGGACCAATTGATTTAGGCCAATGGAATTCAGTTGGAGCAAATCAATTTGATCCTCTTGGGCAACCTGGCAATTTAACTGAACCACCAGACTCAGGCCTTACACCCGATGACCAGTCGGCCGTTCACTCCGGTGAGCCGCTCGGATTTTTCAATCCTGGCGAAGCGCTTCAACCTTTACAATCATCACCTGGGGAGGCTCGTGGTGTAGAAATCGGGCTAGGTTCAGTCGGGGATAGCCAGTGGCAAGGCTCATTGCTCGGTGCAGGTATTCCCGTCACAGAATTTAAGGAAGTGAATATCAGTACCTCCGTTGATTCCGGCAGTCGGACAGGGCAAGTGGATATCTCTTCTACAAACGTTAATCAACCTCTGAATAGCAACACAGGACAGAATGTCAACAGACCAAGTGCAGGTTTACAGACACTTAACGGTGGATGGATGCCGATAGCAGAGGTTTCAAGGGCGTCCTCAAGCGTTAATTCCAACGTTAAGaataaaaatgcacaaaaacagCCGTTTAATCTGTTAGGTGATCTCTcatcaaaactaaaaaatagAGCTctacattaa